In Amycolatopsis sp. EV170708-02-1, the following are encoded in one genomic region:
- a CDS encoding ABC transporter ATP-binding protein yields MSGPLRRLLPVIGEQRATFVWTVVSNAAVQLGALTTTVLGTWLAGRAAATGTAPLAIVVTVLCGLAVVTAAMTWRESWVSHDLAYRLIGTLRARVFDRLRVSLPDRRKPRRSGDLVSVAFADIDRLEWLYAHTAAQALTSAMMLAATATLSLLVTPWLLLAWVPFVAVTAALPWLSGRAGTRQGTELTEAAATLNAELVDTVRGLGELSSAGALHRRTAALEEQTRALTAVQTRIGSRIGGERAVTDAALALSAIGALAVCAANLDAIDRALAPVAMVLATAALGPIAQISDLLRNVGTLRAAGTRITEILDRAPAVHEPRVPRPLPPRERATGLVFDRVSFGYRDGAPPVLRDVSFTVRPGERVALTGTSGAGKTTCALLATRMWDPDTGHITLDGVDLTELTDDDLRRAISAVPQEPGLLTGTIATNIRLGKPEADDTEVERAARRAGILDPGAGFPAGLATAVGESGDGLSGGQRARVAVARALLVNPRILVLDEATANLDPEADEAITAALASAGNDIGVLVISHRPATLASCHRVVALREGSVCRTAT; encoded by the coding sequence GTGAGCGGGCCGCTCCGGCGGCTTCTGCCGGTCATCGGCGAGCAGCGGGCCACCTTCGTCTGGACGGTCGTGAGCAACGCGGCCGTCCAGCTCGGCGCGCTGACGACGACCGTGCTCGGCACGTGGCTGGCCGGGCGGGCTGCGGCGACCGGCACCGCGCCACTGGCCATCGTCGTCACCGTCCTGTGTGGCCTGGCCGTGGTGACCGCGGCGATGACCTGGCGCGAGTCCTGGGTCTCCCACGATCTGGCCTACCGGCTGATCGGCACCCTGCGTGCCCGGGTGTTCGATCGGCTGCGCGTGAGCCTGCCCGACCGCCGGAAGCCCCGCCGGAGCGGCGATCTCGTATCCGTCGCCTTCGCCGACATCGACCGTCTCGAATGGCTCTACGCGCACACCGCGGCCCAAGCACTCACCTCGGCCATGATGCTCGCCGCCACCGCGACCCTGTCGCTCCTCGTCACGCCGTGGCTGCTGCTGGCGTGGGTACCGTTCGTCGCCGTGACCGCGGCGCTGCCGTGGCTTTCCGGCCGGGCGGGAACGCGGCAGGGCACCGAACTCACCGAGGCCGCCGCGACCCTCAACGCCGAACTCGTCGACACCGTCCGCGGACTCGGCGAACTCAGCAGTGCGGGCGCCCTGCACCGTCGCACCGCCGCCCTGGAGGAACAGACGCGTGCGCTGACCGCCGTGCAGACGAGGATCGGCTCCCGGATCGGTGGGGAACGCGCCGTCACGGACGCCGCTCTGGCGCTCAGCGCGATCGGCGCGCTCGCGGTCTGCGCGGCGAATCTCGACGCGATCGACCGCGCGCTCGCACCGGTCGCCATGGTGCTGGCCACCGCGGCGCTCGGCCCGATCGCGCAGATTTCGGATCTGCTGCGCAACGTCGGCACGTTGCGCGCCGCCGGTACCAGGATCACCGAAATCCTCGACCGGGCACCGGCGGTCCACGAGCCCCGCGTACCCCGGCCGCTGCCGCCCCGCGAGCGCGCGACCGGACTCGTCTTCGATCGCGTGTCCTTCGGTTACCGCGACGGCGCTCCACCGGTCCTGCGCGACGTGTCGTTCACCGTCCGCCCCGGTGAAAGGGTCGCCCTCACCGGGACATCCGGCGCAGGCAAGACCACGTGCGCGCTGCTCGCGACCCGGATGTGGGACCCCGACACCGGTCACATCACCCTGGACGGCGTCGACCTCACCGAGCTGACCGACGACGACCTCCGCCGCGCGATCAGCGCCGTTCCCCAGGAACCCGGCCTGCTCACCGGGACGATCGCCACCAACATCCGGCTCGGAAAACCCGAAGCCGACGACACCGAAGTCGAACGGGCCGCGCGGCGGGCGGGGATCCTCGACCCGGGAGCCGGATTCCCCGCCGGACTCGCCACCGCCGTCGGCGAATCCGGTGACGGACTGTCCGGTGGACAGCGAGCACGAGTCGCCGTCGCCAGGGCACTACTGGTGAACCCGCGCATTCTCGTCCTCGACGAGGCCACCGCCAACCTCGACCCCGAGGCCGACGAAGCCATCACCGCGGCACTCGCCTCAGCCGGGAACGACATCGGTGTCCTCGTCATCAGCCACCGCCCCGCCACACTGGCAAGCTGCCACCGCGTGGTCGCGCTGCGAGAAGGATCGGTATGCCGGACGGCCACCTGA
- a CDS encoding cytochrome P450, translating to MRRNGLNPVAELAKARDGEGVVRVETPFGLPAYLVSRKEDVREVLADPARFSSALTPVPGDAPTAGQLIRLDPPDHTRLRRLLTPEFTVRRMGRLEPRITEIVQATLDNLERAGRNADLVTHFALPVPSLVICELLGVPYADRGEFHQRAVRILDTSLPMDQRVAAQREDHDYMAGLVARARANPGEDLLGMLVREHGDELGSDELTGIAGLLLLAGHDTTANMLGLGTLALLWHPDQLAMLREDPGLIEPAVEELLRWLSVVQSLPPRTTTTDMEIGGHRIPGGSLVICSLPAANRDPALIDDPETFDITRGTTGHVAFGHGPHHCLGAPLARMELRIALPALLRRFPGLALASPEEPMDFRVFSLVYGVRALRVTW from the coding sequence ATGCGAAGGAACGGTCTCAACCCGGTCGCGGAGTTGGCGAAGGCCCGCGACGGCGAGGGGGTCGTGCGGGTCGAGACGCCTTTCGGCCTGCCCGCCTATCTGGTCAGCCGCAAGGAAGACGTCCGTGAGGTGCTGGCGGATCCGGCCCGGTTCAGCAGCGCACTGACGCCGGTACCGGGGGACGCCCCCACGGCGGGGCAGCTGATCCGGCTCGACCCGCCCGACCACACGCGCTTGCGACGGCTGCTCACGCCCGAGTTCACCGTACGGCGGATGGGCAGGCTCGAGCCGCGGATCACCGAGATCGTCCAAGCGACCCTGGACAATCTGGAGCGAGCCGGCAGGAATGCCGATCTGGTGACGCACTTCGCGTTGCCGGTGCCGTCGCTGGTGATCTGCGAGCTGCTGGGTGTCCCGTACGCCGACCGCGGCGAGTTCCACCAGCGTGCCGTGCGGATTCTCGACACCTCGCTGCCGATGGACCAGCGAGTCGCGGCGCAACGGGAGGACCACGACTACATGGCGGGCCTGGTGGCCCGCGCCCGGGCGAATCCCGGCGAGGACCTCCTCGGCATGCTCGTGCGGGAGCACGGCGACGAGCTCGGTTCGGACGAGTTGACCGGCATCGCGGGACTTCTGCTGCTCGCCGGGCACGACACGACCGCGAACATGCTCGGCCTCGGCACACTGGCTCTGTTGTGGCACCCGGACCAGCTGGCGATGCTTCGCGAGGATCCCGGGCTGATCGAGCCCGCCGTCGAGGAACTGTTGCGCTGGTTGTCCGTCGTCCAGTCGCTGCCGCCGCGAACGACCACGACGGACATGGAGATCGGCGGGCACCGCATCCCCGGGGGATCGCTCGTGATCTGCTCGCTTCCGGCCGCCAACCGCGACCCCGCCCTGATCGACGATCCCGAGACGTTCGACATCACGCGGGGAACCACCGGCCACGTTGCCTTCGGGCATGGTCCACACCACTGTCTCGGGGCGCCACTGGCGAGGATGGAGCTGCGCATCGCCCTCCCCGCGCTGCTTCGACGCTTTCCCGGTCTCGCCTTGGCCTCCCCGGAAGAACCGATGGACTTCCGTGTCTTCAGCCTCGTGTACGGCGTGCGCGCTTTGCGGGTGACCTGGTGA
- a CDS encoding NAD(P)-dependent oxidoreductase, whose protein sequence is MKLTIFGPTGLVGRQILAQAIAAGHDITAVARDPAKLGAQVRSAPNVRVVTADLSHADPAPLKASVDGADAVLSAIGPRKKAEHGIVSKSARALAAAVESASVPRLLVVSGVGVSTVPTPGRPHPPKREPGAGLIMHYFATPVAKRVLGAHFIDVALMEDFMRGCDLDWTVMRVPYVMDRPPTGRYRTAYGHTLRAALRIAAADAAEFMLRLIDQPEASRKVVTVAY, encoded by the coding sequence ATGAAACTGACCATCTTCGGACCGACCGGCCTGGTCGGACGGCAGATCCTGGCTCAGGCCATCGCCGCGGGCCACGACATCACGGCGGTGGCCCGCGATCCGGCGAAACTCGGCGCCCAGGTGCGCAGTGCGCCGAACGTGCGGGTGGTGACCGCAGACCTGAGCCACGCGGATCCGGCCCCGCTCAAGGCCTCGGTCGACGGCGCTGACGCGGTGCTGTCGGCGATCGGACCGCGCAAGAAAGCCGAGCACGGCATCGTCTCGAAAAGTGCCAGGGCGCTCGCCGCCGCGGTGGAGTCCGCGTCGGTACCCCGCCTGCTCGTCGTCAGCGGGGTCGGTGTCTCGACCGTGCCGACGCCCGGCCGCCCGCACCCGCCCAAACGCGAACCGGGCGCGGGGCTGATCATGCACTACTTCGCCACACCGGTGGCCAAGCGTGTGCTCGGCGCTCATTTCATCGATGTCGCGCTGATGGAGGATTTCATGCGCGGCTGTGACCTGGACTGGACGGTCATGCGGGTGCCGTACGTGATGGACCGACCGCCGACCGGCCGCTACCGGACGGCCTACGGGCACACCCTGCGCGCTGCCCTCCGCATCGCGGCCGCGGACGCGGCCGAATTCATGCTGCGGCTGATCGACCAGCCCGAGGCGAGCAGGAAGGTCGTCACAGTCGCGTACTGA
- a CDS encoding EndoU domain-containing protein: MGDSIGLAFDDHRRLRIMAPEELLPLAAWLYTDVQPNLSMLDQLGATLQRCHAEERTLVGNGCMIDFVNDLVVLESRYSRWSRKVLPQSVFWPVLNGLKSFLEATAGQPGLDRPEGYPLAPVRHFEDSAEDMSKPFFVTHTYFPADWTADDVRAAGQGAWTSPTALRDETTGLWSGMWRDLELAGYFEPSTGEVQTYFPVIAP; encoded by the coding sequence GTGGGGGACTCGATCGGGCTCGCCTTCGACGATCATCGCCGGTTGCGGATCATGGCGCCGGAAGAACTCTTGCCGCTCGCGGCCTGGCTCTACACCGACGTGCAACCGAACCTCTCGATGCTCGATCAGCTCGGTGCGACATTGCAGCGATGCCACGCCGAGGAACGGACCCTGGTCGGGAACGGATGCATGATCGATTTCGTCAACGATCTCGTCGTGCTGGAGAGCCGCTATAGCCGGTGGTCGCGGAAAGTTCTGCCGCAGTCGGTCTTCTGGCCCGTGCTCAACGGGTTGAAGTCGTTCCTGGAGGCCACTGCGGGGCAGCCGGGGTTGGATCGCCCGGAGGGATACCCGCTAGCGCCAGTGCGCCATTTCGAGGACTCCGCCGAAGACATGAGCAAGCCGTTCTTCGTCACCCACACCTATTTCCCGGCGGACTGGACCGCCGACGACGTGCGGGCAGCGGGCCAGGGAGCTTGGACGTCGCCGACCGCACTTCGCGACGAGACGACCGGCTTATGGTCAGGTATGTGGCGAGATCTCGAACTGGCGGGTTACTTCGAGCCGTCGACCGGCGAAGTTCAGACCTATTTCCCCGTGATCGCGCCATGA